From Myxococcus stipitatus, the proteins below share one genomic window:
- a CDS encoding class I SAM-dependent methyltransferase — MDFFGELYLRSTLPFLSESVTAREVEYLARAFAHAPGPAPVVDLGCGHGRHASRLHASGPLAGRVIGLERDALSLAMRRKGFPVVRGDLRALPFRTRSLAGAYAWYSTLFAFSDEEHARILREVARVLRPGGLLVFQTVPAERLASSPGAAFQRTLPDGSVLVEESRFDASTGRDVGRRTLTLRDGRVLSASYAIRYYPLAELTRLLEGVGLEPRWVHGGLDGEPLTSGSPDLIVGAVLPDA, encoded by the coding sequence GTGGACTTCTTCGGAGAGCTGTATCTGCGCAGCACGCTGCCGTTCCTCTCCGAGTCCGTCACGGCGCGGGAGGTGGAGTACCTCGCGCGCGCCTTCGCCCACGCGCCGGGCCCCGCGCCGGTGGTGGACCTGGGGTGCGGACACGGCCGCCACGCCTCGCGACTCCACGCGTCAGGCCCGCTGGCGGGGCGTGTCATCGGGCTGGAGCGCGACGCGCTGTCGTTGGCGATGCGGCGCAAGGGGTTCCCCGTGGTGCGTGGCGACCTGAGGGCCTTGCCCTTCCGGACGAGGAGCCTGGCGGGGGCGTATGCGTGGTACTCGACGCTCTTCGCCTTCTCCGACGAGGAGCACGCGCGGATTCTCCGGGAGGTGGCGCGGGTGCTGCGCCCGGGAGGGTTGCTGGTGTTCCAGACGGTGCCCGCCGAGCGCCTCGCGTCGTCACCCGGCGCGGCCTTCCAGCGCACGCTGCCCGACGGGAGCGTGTTGGTGGAGGAGAGTCGCTTCGACGCGAGCACGGGGCGCGACGTGGGGCGACGGACGCTCACCCTGCGGGACGGTCGCGTTCTTTCTGCGTCCTATGCCATTCGTTACTATCCGCTCGCGGAGCTCACCAGGTTGTTGGAGGGCGTGGGCCTCGAGCCTCGCTGGGTCCACGGTGGACTCGACGGCGAGCCCCTGACCTCCGGGTCCCCCGACCTCATCGTTGGAGCGGTGTTGCCAGATGCCTGA
- a CDS encoding aminotransferase class I/II-fold pyridoxal phosphate-dependent enzyme: MSRPVSAARVSRFGTTVFSEFSALAAKHGAVNLGQGFPDFDGPDVVKEAAARAIRDGVNQYAISSGARDLRVAIAEHSARFHGHAVDPDTMVTVTSGATEAILDVLLALVDPGDEVVAFEPFYDSYDANITFVGATARWVPLRPPDAAHAQWWFDWDELRAAFGPRTRLLILNTPHNPTGKVFTREELERIGALCAEHDVKVLSDEVYEHITFAPARHVRPASLPALADRTVTVSSGGKTFSLTGWKVGWVIAPPPLRDAVQRAHQFVTFATASPLQAAMAAALRLPDACFEELAAAYRAKRERLLGGLRDAGLIAHPPDGSYFILADIRGFGFADDVAFCRHLVSEVGVAAIPPSVFYGPEHRHLGQGMARFAFCKTEAVLDEAVRRLRARLSPRG; the protein is encoded by the coding sequence ATGTCCCGGCCCGTGTCCGCAGCACGCGTCTCCCGGTTTGGCACCACCGTCTTCTCCGAGTTCAGCGCGCTGGCCGCGAAGCACGGCGCGGTGAACCTGGGGCAGGGGTTCCCGGACTTCGACGGCCCGGACGTGGTGAAGGAGGCCGCGGCGCGGGCCATCCGCGACGGCGTCAACCAGTACGCCATCAGCTCCGGCGCCAGGGACCTGCGCGTCGCCATCGCGGAGCACTCGGCGCGCTTCCATGGCCACGCGGTGGACCCGGACACCATGGTGACGGTGACGAGCGGGGCCACCGAGGCCATCCTCGACGTGCTCCTGGCCCTGGTGGACCCGGGCGACGAGGTGGTGGCGTTCGAGCCGTTCTACGACTCCTACGACGCCAACATCACCTTCGTGGGCGCCACCGCGAGGTGGGTGCCGCTGCGCCCGCCGGACGCGGCCCATGCCCAGTGGTGGTTCGACTGGGACGAGCTGCGCGCGGCCTTCGGACCCCGCACGCGGCTGCTCATCCTCAACACCCCGCACAACCCCACCGGCAAGGTGTTCACCCGCGAGGAGCTGGAGCGCATCGGCGCGTTGTGCGCCGAGCATGACGTGAAGGTGCTGTCCGACGAGGTCTACGAGCACATCACCTTCGCGCCCGCCCGCCACGTGCGCCCCGCTTCGCTGCCGGCGCTCGCGGACCGCACCGTGACGGTGAGCAGCGGGGGCAAGACGTTCAGCCTGACCGGTTGGAAGGTGGGCTGGGTCATCGCGCCGCCTCCGCTGCGTGACGCCGTCCAGCGCGCGCACCAGTTCGTGACGTTCGCCACCGCGTCCCCCCTCCAGGCGGCCATGGCGGCGGCGCTCCGGCTGCCTGACGCCTGCTTCGAGGAGCTCGCCGCCGCCTACCGGGCGAAGCGCGAGCGACTCCTCGGGGGGCTCCGGGACGCGGGGTTGATCGCCCACCCGCCGGATGGCAGCTACTTCATCCTCGCGGACATCCGCGGCTTCGGCTTCGCGGACGACGTGGCCTTCTGCCGCCACCTGGTGTCGGAGGTCGGCGTCGCCGCCATCCCCCCGAGTGTCTTCTACGGGCCCGAGCACCGGCACCTGGGGCAGGGGATGGCGCGCTTCGCCTTCTGCAAGACGGAGGCGGTGCTGGACGAGGCGGTGCGCCGGCTGCGCGCGAGGCTGTCGCCGCGGGGCTGA